A window of the bacterium genome harbors these coding sequences:
- a CDS encoding RNA polymerase sigma factor RpoD/SigA produces the protein MKITKQFTQRDSQALDKYFHDIGKVTLLTAEQEIELARKIKEGDAGALEKLTKANLRFVVSVAKQYQNQGLSLGDLINEGNLGLIKAARRFDETRGFKFISYAVWWIRQSIMQALAEQSRIVRLPLNRVGALNKIGKAYSNLEQEFEREPSPEELAEELQMDVEEVSEAMNLSAKHLSMDAPFSSSEENRLLDVLENPDEPSPDDTLMNESFREEIQRALSKLSAREAEVVKLYFGIDCDEPLTLEEIGEKFNLTRERVRQIKEKAIRRLRNTTRSKELKKYLG, from the coding sequence GTGAAAATCACAAAGCAATTTACACAAAGAGATTCGCAGGCGCTGGATAAATATTTCCACGACATCGGGAAAGTTACTCTGCTTACTGCCGAGCAGGAGATAGAGCTTGCAAGAAAAATCAAAGAAGGCGACGCAGGTGCTCTCGAAAAATTAACCAAGGCAAATTTGCGGTTTGTGGTTAGTGTTGCAAAGCAATATCAGAATCAGGGGCTTTCACTTGGCGATTTGATAAATGAAGGCAATCTCGGACTAATTAAAGCTGCGAGAAGATTTGATGAAACGCGCGGCTTTAAATTTATTTCGTATGCTGTATGGTGGATTCGCCAATCAATTATGCAAGCGCTTGCAGAACAATCACGAATTGTAAGACTTCCTTTGAATCGTGTCGGTGCTTTAAATAAAATCGGTAAAGCATACAGTAATCTGGAGCAGGAATTCGAAAGAGAACCGAGTCCCGAAGAGTTGGCAGAAGAACTCCAAATGGACGTTGAGGAAGTTTCTGAAGCAATGAATTTGTCAGCAAAACACTTATCAATGGATGCACCTTTTTCATCAAGCGAAGAAAATCGTCTTCTTGATGTACTTGAAAATCCGGACGAACCTTCACCCGACGACACTTTAATGAATGAATCGTTCAGAGAAGAAATTCAGAGAGCTTTATCCAAGCTTTCAGCGCGAGAAGCAGAAGTGGTAAAACTTTATTTCGGAATAGATTGTGATGAACCGCTAACTCTGGAAGAGATTGGTGAAAAGTTCAATCTGACTCGTGAAAGAGTCCGCCAGATCAAAGAAAAAGCCATTCGACGGCTGCGAAATACAACCCGAAGCAAGGAATTAAAAAAATATCTTGGCTGA
- a CDS encoding EutN/CcmL family microcompartment protein produces the protein MFLGKVIGNIWATRKHPSLSNFKLMIVQPLNGELEKTGDPIIAVDTVGSGPGEIIYYITASEAVIPLPVDMAPVDASIVGIVDSVNSEKSGKSKS, from the coding sequence TTGTTCCTCGGAAAAGTAATTGGAAATATCTGGGCAACGCGGAAGCATCCGTCATTGAGCAATTTTAAGCTGATGATAGTACAACCGTTAAATGGTGAACTGGAGAAAACCGGAGATCCGATTATTGCTGTTGATACAGTTGGTTCAGGTCCAGGTGAAATTATTTATTACATAACAGCATCTGAAGCTGTGATTCCGTTGCCTGTTGACATGGCTCCAGTTGACGCATCAATTGTTGGAATTGTTGATTCAGTTAACTCTGAAAAATCGGGTAAGAGCAAGTCGTGA
- a CDS encoding EutN/CcmL family microcompartment protein, which yields MFLGRVIGTVWSTKKDENLVGAKFLIVRELTIDLKEKDRFVVAVDSVGAGEGEVVLVATGSSSRMTSFTKDKPVDAVIMGIVDKLDVAEK from the coding sequence ATGTTTCTTGGAAGAGTTATTGGGACCGTCTGGTCAACAAAAAAAGATGAAAATCTTGTTGGTGCAAAATTTTTAATTGTCCGTGAACTTACTATTGATTTGAAAGAGAAAGATAGATTCGTTGTTGCAGTAGACAGTGTTGGTGCCGGAGAAGGAGAAGTTGTTCTGGTTGCAACAGGAAGTTCCTCAAGAATGACCAGCTTTACGAAAGATAAGCCTGTTGATGCAGTAATTATGGGCATTGTAGATAAGCTTGATGTGGCAGAAAAATAA
- a CDS encoding phosphopentomutase: MKNFFVIVLDGVGIGELPDAHKYKDEGSNTLCNIAEAVNGLHLPNLESLGLGNIERVKGIRTVTKPEASFGKMAEISEGKDSTTGHWELAGLHVTTDFSYFPKGFNSDIVSRFIKETGCKGILGNKPASGTVIIDELGEEHIGTGFPIIYTSADSVFQIAAHEEVIPLKKLYEICSITREKVLEYPLQVGRVIARPFIGTPGNFTRTKNRKDFSLDPPEPTILDILSTHNITTVGIGKINDLFNYKGIKKQLLTKSNEEGCEQLLKCAVESKGGFIFANLVDFDVYFGHRNDPEGFAQKLVEFDQFLPAFLDKLDESDRLIITADHGNDPTTPSTDHSREYVPLLYYKKGVTGKNLGVRKTFSDVAKTAADFFSVKNNLNGVSFLNE, translated from the coding sequence ATGAAAAACTTCTTTGTAATTGTTCTTGATGGAGTTGGAATCGGCGAACTTCCTGATGCTCATAAATACAAAGATGAAGGCAGCAACACATTATGCAATATTGCTGAAGCGGTCAATGGTTTACATCTTCCAAATCTGGAATCACTCGGTCTTGGAAATATTGAGCGAGTAAAAGGTATCCGAACAGTTACCAAACCCGAAGCATCTTTCGGCAAAATGGCTGAAATATCTGAAGGAAAAGATTCAACAACAGGTCATTGGGAACTTGCCGGACTCCACGTTACTACTGATTTTTCTTATTTCCCAAAAGGTTTTAACAGCGATATTGTTAGCAGATTTATAAAGGAGACTGGATGCAAAGGAATTTTAGGCAATAAACCTGCTTCCGGAACTGTAATAATTGATGAACTTGGTGAGGAACATATCGGGACTGGTTTCCCGATAATTTATACTTCAGCAGATTCTGTTTTCCAAATCGCAGCACACGAAGAAGTCATTCCACTCAAGAAGCTTTATGAAATCTGTTCCATTACTCGTGAAAAAGTTTTAGAATATCCTTTGCAAGTCGGGAGAGTGATTGCTCGTCCTTTTATAGGAACTCCCGGAAATTTTACCAGAACTAAAAACAGAAAAGATTTTTCACTGGATCCACCTGAGCCAACAATTCTTGATATTCTTTCAACTCATAATATTACCACAGTAGGTATCGGTAAGATAAACGATCTATTCAACTATAAAGGAATTAAGAAACAATTGTTGACGAAGTCAAACGAAGAAGGCTGTGAACAACTATTGAAATGTGCAGTCGAATCAAAGGGTGGTTTTATTTTTGCAAATCTTGTAGATTTCGATGTGTATTTCGGACATAGAAATGATCCGGAAGGTTTTGCGCAAAAGCTGGTGGAATTCGATCAGTTTCTTCCAGCATTTTTAGATAAGCTTGATGAGAGTGACAGACTGATTATTACAGCTGACCATGGTAACGATCCGACTACTCCAAGTACTGATCACAGCAGGGAGTATGTTCCCTTGCTTTATTACAAAAAAGGTGTTACAGGAAAAAATCTTGGTGTAAGAAAAACGTTTTCGGACGTAGCAAAAACAGCAGCAGATTTTTTTAGCGTTAAAAATAATCTGAATGGCGTCAGTTTCTTAAATGAATAG
- a CDS encoding GAF domain-containing protein: protein MDKRQRKRILIFLVIPILASGLFFSDDLIIRLIIIGLLVIYVAFIIFLRDSIRFSGGYSISEAEETIPETVPTGHSDHEESFKIVSKNRNIDVITDETYRPEYGVSKTTLKPHDLKERFDEIVKETLPPGTGHDEQFGFVIERMLTVMTELYNAHSAIYFWYNKKKEKLIIEKSISSSNQLTKRKFDIEDDVLSKIVESGEPELLTDISRAAEADVIRYYDAPQGIKSFAGVPVFYNNELVAIIAIDSKVEDAFGIETIYSLGRFIRLITMLIGIFEEKYSDTISQKRLEGLLKILGPENEFEDEKEMINALPEALKSMIKWDAFVFIYFEPIEKIFKTIKVENTTALKYIGTELQIDINGTLVGKSIVTGIPVKIDDTSTGNYKRFSRAEDVSFDGSFLTIPLIYNKQNYGVICFESLKKNAYSNNDVQFLKKSLNVLAYIIYTHSTQKLLKNLTSVDFETRALNASSFKERLLVDLIKSKQLEVPGTIALIKIDDFIEQESLFDDNPLPKVVSTISEIISDEMTPLNLFGRLDDRIFAIYFFNASTKNVFVWAEKIRVKIARKPIAVVSKQTTFTVSIGIASTTNKDNVDEVLHNANLALTKALEKGGNAVLNVN, encoded by the coding sequence CTGGATAAAAGACAACGCAAAAGAATTTTAATTTTCCTTGTAATTCCTATACTTGCGTCCGGTCTTTTCTTTAGTGACGATCTTATCATCCGTCTGATCATAATTGGTTTGCTCGTAATTTATGTTGCATTTATAATCTTTTTACGTGACTCAATTAGATTTTCTGGCGGGTATTCCATCTCAGAAGCCGAAGAGACAATTCCAGAAACTGTACCGACAGGTCATTCTGATCACGAAGAGTCTTTTAAAATCGTGTCAAAGAACAGAAACATTGATGTAATAACTGATGAGACATATAGACCTGAATACGGTGTTTCCAAGACTACTTTAAAACCTCATGATCTTAAAGAGCGATTTGACGAAATAGTAAAAGAAACACTGCCTCCCGGTACCGGCCACGATGAGCAGTTTGGCTTTGTGATTGAAAGAATGCTCACGGTAATGACAGAACTTTATAACGCTCATTCCGCGATATACTTCTGGTATAATAAGAAAAAAGAAAAATTAATTATCGAAAAATCAATATCATCTTCCAACCAGCTTACAAAAAGAAAATTTGATATCGAGGATGATGTACTTAGTAAAATAGTTGAATCAGGTGAACCAGAACTATTAACGGATATATCACGTGCTGCCGAAGCCGATGTTATCAGGTATTATGACGCACCGCAGGGAATAAAAAGTTTTGCCGGTGTGCCGGTTTTCTACAATAATGAGCTGGTAGCAATAATAGCAATTGATTCTAAAGTTGAAGATGCATTTGGTATAGAAACTATTTATTCTCTCGGCAGGTTTATAAGACTAATAACAATGCTGATTGGAATCTTTGAAGAAAAATACAGTGATACGATTTCACAGAAGAGACTTGAAGGGCTGTTGAAAATCTTAGGACCTGAGAATGAATTTGAAGATGAAAAGGAAATGATTAATGCACTTCCAGAAGCGTTGAAAAGCATGATCAAATGGGATGCATTCGTATTTATCTATTTTGAACCTATTGAGAAAATCTTTAAAACTATAAAAGTTGAAAACACAACCGCACTAAAATATATAGGGACTGAATTACAGATTGATATTAACGGGACTTTGGTAGGTAAATCAATTGTAACAGGCATTCCGGTGAAAATTGATGATACTTCAACAGGGAACTATAAGAGGTTCTCTCGCGCAGAAGATGTTTCGTTTGATGGTTCATTTCTTACAATACCATTGATATACAATAAACAGAATTATGGTGTAATCTGTTTTGAGAGCTTAAAGAAAAATGCTTACAGTAATAATGATGTTCAGTTCCTCAAAAAATCTCTCAATGTTCTGGCTTACATTATTTACACGCATTCCACTCAAAAGCTGCTGAAGAACCTGACTTCGGTTGATTTTGAAACAAGAGCACTCAATGCCTCTTCTTTCAAAGAAAGATTACTTGTTGATTTAATAAAATCAAAACAGCTGGAAGTCCCTGGAACTATTGCTTTGATTAAAATTGATGACTTTATTGAACAGGAATCTCTCTTCGATGATAACCCGCTGCCAAAAGTAGTATCGACAATTTCAGAAATTATTTCCGATGAAATGACTCCCTTGAATCTTTTTGGAAGACTTGATGACAGGATTTTTGCCATCTACTTTTTTAATGCTTCAACAAAGAATGTGTTCGTCTGGGCTGAAAAAATTCGTGTTAAGATTGCCCGCAAACCAATAGCAGTAGTCTCCAAACAAACAACTTTCACAGTATCTATTGGCATTGCTTCAACTACAAATAAAGATAATGTCGATGAAGTGCTGCACAATGCTAATCTCGCTCTTACTAAAGCTCTCGAAAAAGGCGGAAACGCCGTCCTCAATGTAAATTAA
- a CDS encoding YihA family ribosome biogenesis GTP-binding protein — protein MFKDIHFVKSVFETFDLPKIELPQLILCGRSNVGKSSFINSISNRKGLARTSSTPGKTRSINFYEADKTFLIVDLPGFGYAKTSQKEREKWGKLVSKYILESKQIHHAFHLIDPRYKPTELDKQLNLWLKSARKDYSVILNKADKLNQSENHRAVKQIISVFPELELNKNLFLYSSVTGKWKKPVQKKIAELFF, from the coding sequence ATGTTTAAAGATATTCATTTTGTAAAATCGGTATTTGAAACTTTTGATTTGCCGAAGATTGAATTACCTCAGCTGATACTCTGTGGCAGATCTAATGTTGGCAAGTCTTCATTCATTAACAGCATATCTAACAGGAAAGGACTTGCCAGGACAAGCTCAACTCCGGGCAAGACACGATCAATAAACTTTTATGAAGCGGACAAAACTTTTCTAATCGTTGATTTACCTGGTTTTGGTTATGCAAAAACCAGTCAGAAGGAAAGAGAAAAGTGGGGGAAACTTGTTTCAAAATACATACTTGAATCGAAGCAAATACATCATGCTTTTCACCTGATTGATCCGAGATATAAACCAACAGAGCTGGATAAGCAACTGAATTTATGGCTGAAAAGTGCCCGAAAAGATTATTCTGTAATTCTTAACAAAGCAGATAAGCTCAACCAGTCTGAAAATCATAGAGCGGTTAAACAAATTATTTCTGTTTTCCCCGAGCTTGAGCTTAATAAAAATCTGTTTCTTTATTCATCTGTAACCGGTAAGTGGAAGAAGCCGGTTCAAAAAAAAATTGCCGAACTGTTCTTTTAA